CACACATCTTATCGGGTTACAGCCCAAGATAAtgactttttaataaaaaacatgaggatcaacaaaacattaataactGACACAACTGATGCTTTATTGATACTAAATTCCttaagttttgtttttcagTGTCTTTGTGTATATTAGAATAAAACCCATATTCCCTGATACAGATTCAGTACCGTACTCCTCCATGTTTAGATGGTTTAATCCAATCTTCTGCGTGGGCATTAAAATCAAATTCCGTACAAAACGCCCACAGTGcatcacttttggccactactgtatATCTTGGTCTCAGTGCAGGTCTCTGGACAGCATCATTAGAAACGCCCCCACACGTGCAATGCACAACTTTGACTAAATGCATCGCAAAATCAAGCATCTGAAATACAATGAGTCAGACATTAGTGCCATGTTTCAGGGACTTTCTGTCTTATCGCAACCACAGGCTGGACACACGTAACAAAACCGTTCAAGAAAGCCGCAATGATTGCAAATGGCGAGCATGACTCGTTATACAATGAAGCATAAAATCCCCGCGCTACATCAGCGGCCTTCATTCACACGCGCACATCACGAGCTGGCGGCCAAGACAAACTACATGCCCAAAATTAAGTGTACAGCGCagttatttatacatttacaacagCAAATGTGTCAAAGAGAAAGGACACTGCATTACATTATTGACTCGTTCCCGAGTTGATCCTGTCGTTTACCCCCTCCCCCAGATACGCACACCGTTAGCCGCGGTGCTAACATTTCCATTCGCAAACGCAAGCTCAAATAACTGGCAGACCGTGACATGCGACACTATCCGATGTAACCGGGATACAGAGCAAATAAATTACTTGAATCGCGGATCCTCTGGTGAGCCATCATGTGCCGCGGGCCGTGCTGTCTCCCCgatataaacaaacacatacgCAAGCAGGCCGCGCAGAAACTGATCTGTGCAAAATACAGTCCACCATCTTGGAataaaattgccatccactccCCCTAATAGAGCTGCATAACTTCCTATGCGGATCACATCCAATGGAAATAATAAACGATTAATGACAGTAACACATTTAATAGACCATTTTAACAGTTTATTGTGATACGGTGTATTTTTAGGCAACCAGATCGCGTTTCGTACCGTTATCTATATAGTTTAAGACACCTACATAACTTACTGTAGTTGTCATAATCATTGGTGCTGTTATTCAGTAAGCATGTTCACTAACTGTCATTACAATAAAAACACGGCATTTGCTGACTGGAATAAACCATATAACAACTAATAAATATCCAAACAAGATTCAAtagttatttaatattaaactgcaCACTACACTGTGTGGATAAGGATGCCTTAAAATTAGTTGGTGGGTCAAACTAGAATAGATTGTTGGCCGGGTTTAACTTACTGCTCAGGCCAAACCTTTTGAAGGATCATCTCATTAGGGAAATAACCAGTAACGTTAAACGTCTTTTGTCATTTGAATCAACATGGTTAACTCATTACCGATACATACTGTCCCATTTCCCCAATTTAGTACATCATATTATCATCCACAAGTGAATTACTTACGTGCATCCATTCAGCACGAGTTTCACAGGAATAACGTTTTGTTCAATAACCAACTGAACGCACTTCACCGCTTCCAAACCCCTTTCATCGTGGAGCATTAAACCCCCTGATGCTTTTCAAAAAGTTGCCCACAGGATCTACAGGTGTAAGCGAGAGCCACCTTATATAATCAGACGAAAACCTGACACAGTTTGTTAGATACAAGAGCTTAAAGATGGGCTGCGCCACGTTAATGCAGATAGCCAAAGCGCTAATAGAATAAAAATCCAACAGGAGTAACCGTCACAACAACAgcaacatttaaaacaacaactacaTGTTATTGAATAACAACAAAGCGTAGTGCAACTAAAGTACTAAAGTAAATACATCATGACGATGGAAGAGTAGACTTTTGTTGACTGCTTAAACTCCTCATGCAGCGAGGCAACGGTTAGCTGCTGGCTAACAAGCCATAAGGGTCAAAACATGCGACAGAGCTGCCTGCTAATAAACACACAGCCAGCTAAAGAGCTGGTTTGCAATCATAACATCAGTTCTAGTgttttcaaacatttaaaatcgggattgttttgattttttgcaCAAGGCCTTGGCATACCCTCCATCTCCATGTCCTCGGGCTCACTGAGCTGCTGCTCGCCGGCTTTCTGCTGCTGCTGGGTGTGATGATGATTCATGTTGGCGGCTGTTTGGATGATGTGATGCCTGGGTTCTTTGTCTCCTTCGGGTCGGTCTGATGGCGGTTCGGCGGCGACAGGTGTCCGGGGTGGCTGGTGTGGAGTCGGAGGACGCGGAGGTGGAGTAAACAGGTCGAGCCTTTGCGGCTGGGCCTGCACTAAGACGACCTCGGCCTTGTCTGCTGTCAGCGCCGGGGATGGAGGAAGGGAGGTCGGTGGGGGAGCAGGCAGAGAAACGCGGACGTATTTGCTCGCTATTCGCCCAATCTCGGCGCCTGGGTGAAAGGATGCTAACGTTAACGATAGTCGGTGGCCTCGGGCTTCTGATTCAAGAAGGCCCGATTAATTAAGCCCCGGCTTTTCCCCGTGGAAGTACGGGGCAAATTCAACTCGCAACCTGCAGCGGGGGAAAACAGATACCCTGTTTGTCGCTAGCAGTTGCTAGATAGCTGAAGCTAGCAAaagtaataaacaaaaaaataatgcgACTCATGCGCCTCCGAAAGATTAATTTTAAATACAACTTTCTCTGCAATATTTCCAGTCCGTGTAGTCCTCCGATTGTCCCTCTTCTGGGGGGGAGCGGAGAAAAAACCTATCCATTCAAACCAGACTGTAATGGTAAATCGCACCAATTTAGAAGTTTAAAGTCACTAAGATGCACGCGTTTGTCTCGTTGTTACCACACGTGAAACTAACATGAAGCCCTAATGTTTAATTGCACCCCAAGCTGCATCGCAAACGTCTATTCaaattagaaaatatattttttgcccgGTCACAGCCAGAGCCTCTCTCACCCGCTCCCGTGGTTTATGATGTTCAGTTTGAGGTAAAACTCAAAATGGCGGTCGCGCTCCTCTCTGAAATGTCACATCCGCATGGAGATCCAAACAGTGGCGCACACCATTCACACAAATGCTGCCTCTTTCTGTAGTTTATTAAAACTTATCGTTTGAAACTCTACCCATACAGGAAAGAcgacaatatattttttgctttctTGATACCACCATCTTTGTAGGTTATGTACGTGTTGAAAAATAATTTCTAACCATGACTTTAGATTTATCATCTAGCAATCAATAttacatcaacatttttttacTGTTAAAATCTTCACAAACTAAACAATTTAGAAATGtataatcagaaaaaataaatgcattctgTAATATTAATTGCTGACTGATATATTATGAGGAGAGTCTTTCTAAACCTAAATTCAGGGTCAGAAATGAACAAGGACattgttttgaaaatattttgctaTTTTATATTCTTTTATGCATTTTTTCCATTCCAATGGGAATTATCattatgttgttgttgtttttttctcagTCATGGCCTTTGATCAAACATGCTGTCTAGTCTGATTCACTTATACAGCATTGAGAAGCCAATGTGAAAGTGGTAGGGTGGGGGCATAATTGCACAAAAATATTGGCAGGGTAAAAGAGCAGCTGGGTCCTGTCTGCATAATCATTCATGTTTTGAAAATAAATGGACACAGATTTAAACTGCATGCAAAAATAACTCTTTATTATTAATGTTCTAAAATTACACaaaccttttttattatttcccaCAGTTAAATAAGGGCAAATTTTAGAATTGTCACGTCCataattcttgtttcttctgtttGGTTTGTGAattttaattcacagaattGTCTCCCAAAAAcctgtttaatttttttgtcacatccataatgcaTGCATGTTTTCCTCATCTAAAATAGAAAACATGAGTATGATATTTGTCTGATATCTGGTTTATGAAAACATAAACAGATGGATTAGtatattggtaataaatgcattactgcaaatgtcacatccataatgctGAAATTGCTCACATGGTCATTTTGAGACACTAGGACCATCATTTGGAGTACAAACAATTATTCACagctcatttacattatatagcTATGCTTTATCAGGTGTGGAATGAGTTAACCAAGATATGTCTGAAACTTCATAcaacaataacaaaaataaatgtaaatctaaaaGGATGCAATTTCCTTCAAGGAAGGAGACTTAGCAATGCAAAACAAATGATAGAAAATTGCAACAACACAGTTGTCTAGACATTAGAACAAACTATAATTTACCTTCCAAAAGAAAGATTACTaacttattaaattattaattatttagaTATCACACTGTTTCAACCTGCTAAAAATGGCAACTCACAATAAATGTTAACATCAGACACCCTTAAACATTTGAGTAAAGTTttcacattacatttatttgacCAAAACTCTTTTACTGTCTTATATGTTTATCATGTCTGAGGGCCATGTACAGATTACACATCAAactaaatttcatttttttttctatataaaaattatttaaaaaaaatgaaagcatTTTTCACAGGTAGACCTAACAActacaaaacaaaattaaacatttgaatgagttaaaaatatacaaaaataaagaaagcaTTAACCGCCATGCAAaagaatattaaataaaatattttgttatccGTCTGTTATCAGAGATCAAAAGCAGTCGCTCCACGCATGCGCAAATTTAAAGGGCGTGTTTTAAAACGGAACAGGCAGAATCTGCGCAGGGCAAAAGCGACCCTCTAACCGGGGCAGTCAGTTACAGTCCTGCCTAACAAGAATTCGGCGTCACAAAAGACAAAACATTTCACATCATCAAATTTTAATGCAGACACATAAATTCAACACTAACGGTAACAATCGACACTTCAAAAGTAGCGCGTGCTTTCAAGAACGCGAATTTACCATTAAACCCCCAAAATACCTCCGAAAAGCACCAGAAGTTAGCCGAAGTTTTTCGCTATTCATCATGGAGGAGAAGAAGGAGGAGAGCGAAGCGGAAATCCACGAACACGGACCCGAATACTGGTTCTCTAAGTGGGAGCGCCAGTGCCTGGCAGTGGCCGAAAAAGACGAACCCAACGATGAAGAGGTGGAACAGAACCAGGAGAAACTCTGGCATCTCTTCCAGAATTCAGCCACGGCGGTAGCGCAACTTTATAAAGGTCTGTGGGCAAACATCAGCGGCCCACCGGGCTAAAGAAACCATTTGCTACTAGTGAAAACATCACCGAAACCTTCTCAAATAGCACATACCTACCCAAATCTTCCAAACTAACCGATTAGACCACAAAAGCGATCAGAATCAAATTGTGGGCTTGAATTTAATCGTGCTAAGTTAGCTGTAATTAGCATTAGCCACACCGGTGTGATTGACAGTTTGCCCGTTGTTATGTTAGCTTCGCTAACCGGCTTGCCTAAACAGCCGGCTAGTTAGCTCTGCAAAGATACATTTTTTGAAGGTGGGTTAAACTTACGTatctttttctttttatcaAACTTACTAAAACACGTAAAGCAAGGTTTAGCCATTATGTGTTTTATGCGTTTTAATACCCGAATTTAGCTAACGTTAACTTAAATGGATCTATGCTACCCAAATATAGTGTCTAGGCAGAAAGGTTTTAATAACCAGCTATTGTCTGACTTGCATGGATTGCCTTTGAACTGTTAATGGTTGCGATGTTTCATAGCAAGCTTAGCAAGTGTAAtgaaaaaaagtacaaaatggCGAGCCTGTCTTATTTTAGCAAAAATGGAGCTGTTTTATGGTTGTGCAATAAATGGCTTTCTGGAAATGGCAGCTGGGGTGGTAACGAGATGGCTTAATCCATTGTAAAAACAGCTGATTATGACACATTGTCTACTAAGTTAGAAAATGGATTTCCTATGCTTATCTAGTTGGCACTAATCACCCTAACCAAATTGTTTTGGTAAAACTAGCATTTTATTCCTGTCTTGCAGATCGAGTCTGCCATCAGCAAGGACTTTCAGTCTGGTCTCCATTTCAGAATGCTGCAACAGCGGTGACAAATCTTTACAAAGGTACACATAAACTAAACTAAAGCTTTAATCTTGCACACCATGCATATTTAATTCATTTGGAATGTGGTCTTTTCTACAGAGAGCATTGATGCGCACAAAAGGAGTTACGATTTAGGAATTCAGATTGGCCATCAGAGACGTAACAAAGACGTTTTGGCCTGGGTTAAAAAGCGACGAAGAACTATACGAAGAGAAGATCTGATAAGTTTCCTATGTGGCAAAGCGCCACCACCAAGGACTACTAGAGCTGCCCCTAAACTGACTGTCATGTCTCCTAATCGACAACCTTCATCGGACTCTGTGTCATCTGTAGAGAGTGATTTACAGCCCTTCTGTGAGGCTATAGCACTACATGGTAAATACTTCTTTTGGGTTATGGGATTCATTTGTACTTTGCACTTTAACATTCTTATTGTTTGTTGACGAACTggttaaatcttttttttttccatttctaGGTCTAAGTGGAGCGATGGCGGGCATCAGCGTCCGCTCCAGCACTCCAGGCTCACCTACTCACGTAAGCAGCAGCACAAGCGCAGGCCGCAGAAGAAACGGACTGCACGACATGGACTTGAATACTTTCATATCAGAAGAGATGGCCCTCCACCTCGGTAGCGCGGGCAGTAGGAAGCGAACCTCAGCCCAGTGTGCAGATGTCATCACAGACTCCCCAACCCATAAACGTAACCGATTGATCTGAGCTCAGTTTTTGCTCTGTATGCTCTGTGCTGCTTGAAATAAAAGCCACTTAATCCTTAACATTTGCGTTCGGCTGAAAAGGAAAGAAGGGCCATTTGTATATTCAGTACAGTATGCCATATGGTGGAGTCTAATTCACACCTCCTCATGCTCATTGACTGGTTTCTTTATGCTTGCCACAAATTAAAATCTGTCAAGTGACCGTGGTATTGTATGAGTAGTACAATGCTTTCAGTACTCATTACTGAAGTAAACATTAACTTCAACACAGACAAGTTattttttaactcaaaatattgCTAAGTAGTATTGCTAAGCTAATAACAATGCTCGTTTTCAAATAATGGATTTAGCGTTTGCTCATTTCCCTTCAATAATTTCATCTTGGCACttgtttaattgcagttttgtTGTGATCATTTTAGAAATGTGCAAAGTTTAGTCTTACTTGAAACCGCTGctgatttaaatgtttatttgaactTGAAGGTGGTTGCAATAATGCATGGTTTGCACTTACACATCCAGTTAGAcctattgttttattattttttttatgaagtGTCAAGACATCAAAGAAAGAGGAAAGAGTGACAGAGGCTAAAGATACAATGGTgcaattgtttttctttttttacatttcattgtTGGGGCCTGATTTATGCGTTTGGTGAGTCTTTGTACTTTGAAAACTGTGTTCTGGAGAGCCGACTCTCAGGAGAGAGATTTGAGTAGAGAAAACTGTGTTTGGTCTTGAAGTGTCCTTTAAGTGCTTTTCAAATCCAGGCCAGAGGATTTGAGGAGCTGCACATGTAACTACCCTTAAAAACATTTGTCAATATGAGATCCCTTACATAATTACAGTGTGTAGTCCTGTGAAGTGTTGAGGCTGAGAACACCGACCACTTCTGGTctaatgttgttttatttttttagtttgtgaTATAAGATGCTTATGATAGAATGACCAATTAGTTGTTGTTCACATGATACACATGTATTACTATTTAATGTTTGCCATTTAAGTGGTGACACAATCTTTATTTTGGTGGTGGGGAGTCACATGATGTGGAGTGTCTTGCTGAATATTTTAAAGATTTGTGAAAGCATTTTTGGCCCAGTTCAAGTGCTCTGCGTAGACATATTTAGTTGCAAATGTTTCAATGGCAGTTtgaacttttctttttttttaaatgtgatttCTGCAAAGTGTAAGCCGTATGGCCATTAGCAATTTAGTTATccatttaacaaatatttttccaTAAATGAACGTGAAGAATGATTTCTCTAAAattgtttatcatttatattattataatgtaATCCATTTTGTTAAATGTCAGGGGTAAGGCTAACAATTTTGTCTTAAAGCAATTGCTAAAGAAAGGTTGTAAAAAACAGTGAAGATTATCTGGAACATAATGTTAAAAAACCACAgatgccatttttttctttaagagcGTGCATAAGTTATCAGCTAATTTATTAAACAGTTATGTTGTATATTCAtatcagtgtatgttttgttcacagtattttaaaggaaatatAATTTGTTTCAAATCAGTTTGACAGACTGACAATAGCGACTTATACTTTCATGCGTTAAAGCCGTGAATCATTGTTGTTcaataattaaattgttttatatGTGTATTGTCTTATATTACTACAACTAAAAACAAGAAGAGGTGATTTGAACATACCTGTATGTCATGCATAGCCATGTGTATGTTACACAAACATTTTAGAGAAAGGTGATTATTCTTGTGACTATTGACATGGGTATGTGTTGTGTAGTTCTGCACTTTAGTTGCTGATACTCAACTGCCCTCTTGTGGCCATCATTATACTAAAACAACCCGAATGCAATATATAATTCAAACTGGTTAGATGCAAGAAATATTTGTGACTATAACTGAGTTTATATTTGTCTGTTGTCATGAGTACTTTTAAGGATTGTAACAgacaatataaaataaagtcAAACCACATTGATGCACATAAAATCTGACACAATAAACAGCATTTATACAAGGGATTAAAGGGTATGGTATTGAATGTACACTGTAATAAATGTTCAATATGTAAAAATGCTTCagtaaaaacatattatttggTTAACTCTAAAAAACCTTTgacatcactgtaaaaaaatctgctggttgccagtaacttaatgtagattttacatttatgttatttactggcaacagtttgttcaaagttaaatcaacatgaaacattttcagtctttatcttctacagttagttactggcaaccagctgcataattacagctaatttttacagtgtacagttaAAAGCTGTAATAgatttaacaaaacataaacattacATTGAATTCTACggtaaaattataattttgaaagcaaaatgtgtttgtgaattACCATACACTGTTAACCCAGaaattgtctttacttaaacaatcaagtaaacatcattttatattttctgttttgaagccaaagcttaaaaagttgagttgatttaacttttaagcttacaaaatccattaaaccaagtaaaatgaacttaaaattattagttcatgtgaGGAATATccataatcctttgcgcctgaatattttgattatttactgctttttcacagaataaaaactgataagaacttgctttttcacagaataaaaactgataagaactttcacttctcaaatatttgttaatacaatgtcatataggttcaagctcttatattattgatgttgctTTGTTGTATATTatcattttgtgaagtcaccgttcaggtgatcagtgaccttgttcagaacattttattgtatttttctccacagtactgacaatgtatgtcaaaaacacagttttgtgtgtgtttctgtggagaatcatgtttattcaatgattgacttaaagtcagtcactaattttgtgttataataccacttataacatcaaaagtaatataaagagataaaaactaaagttatatgcaacgGGTTTCCTCACAAATTTCTATGTCAACTAATCCGGGTTAAGAGTGCAGGAATattggaagaaattaaaacattaagtctattcaacttaaatttgtttttagaacaaattatatgtttaagtaaacttcacttaaattttttagTGATCATTACTTGAATTTTTTTAAGGCAACGAGTTACCTTCGTTTTTTAAGTTATCTCAACTTATCCGGGCTAACAGtgtatattttattgtaaaaatataatattcaaCTGAattaaatatgtacttttacagtaaaatattgttaaaattatgttttatgtaAGTTAAAACTACAACTCACCGTAAAATGTATGGTGAAAAACAGTAAAAGGACGTTCACCCAATTCTCTGCATGACTCTTCACATTATTATGTTTTCTCTTATAATTTACCGGTTACGCACATTATGATGTTTTATGTTACAATTTGTGGTGTTTAATGTATATATAGCGTTATTTTCATGTCACGTGTTACCATCATGTTTTGTGAATGACACTGTGCACCATCTACATGTATTGGCAACGATCTATGAAAAGACCATTTTGATTCAGCATATGGCCATCCATTTGACCACCTGTGTTATGGTGGTAAGATGTACTGTATGTTAAGTACAAAACAGATTTAACAGGAACATATACCAGTTAATTAAATACACAGTTAAGaattataaagtttacaaaACATTGCTATTATGAAAAAGAAAATGCCactgtatttttacagtttttaactGCAAAGTTGTTTACATGTTTTGTGGCAACACAGCTGCCATTTTTTTTTACCgtaaaaactagattttttttacattgtagaaaaaacattaacagaacTGTATTAGTGCTTCAAAATATTTATGTAATGATAATGTTAACCTGTCATATCTTTTCAAATAAATTTTAAGAATCTAAAgctgttcatgtgttttgggtgACAGATTcacagacagatagattgaCAGACACGTCTAAGTAAACTAATCAGACAATTCATGTTGAACTGATGTCTCTGACGGTGTATACTACCCAGCTGTATGGCTGCTGTACTACAGCATGCGTTTCAGACATCAACACAGgaaaattttaaatgtacacactggGTGGCGATGTAACCCAAGCTGTATATGGCAGAGTCTGTAAATAGAATCATCTGAATATAAAATGTTCCTGATTGATATTACAATGTTCACTGAGTGTAAAATTGCAACATCAAGTATAATCGAgtaaatgcacacaaagcatagaGTCCAATTGAATTATTTAGTAGATAAATTATCTAAAAATGCTATTAAGGCACTGAAGAGAAAAAAATTGCTTGTTAAATATTATTAGTGAAAATCACACTGTACTGTCTGATCCCTATAAAGATAAATAGATGAATGATTAGTCATCAACATGCCTATGTTTTGATGATTCTATTGCTACAAAATCTTTTCTTTACAAactaatttaataattttcctaAAGTGGATATTATATGTAACCCTGTCTGTAATTCAATTTCATATGCTGGTTGTAACTCAGTGTTAAGTATTAGATATACACAGTCAGTTGTCAATAATGATAATGATCTTTGTCCCCTCTTTTAAAAGGATAACCAGAtgtacaattctcattcaggtTACTATTTGGTTTTGGTGTTAGATCACTTGATCCCTTCGACGTCTTAAGTACAACAACACATCTTCTTAAATGGACAGGGttgctttcatttaaaatgaatgacATCCAAATTGAGTCCCCCTCTAGGGGCAAGCAAAGAGCTTTGGATCGGTCAGACCAAGTGAATTGTGAATAATGTATGGATCTATTAGTCAGCAGAAATTAGCCAAGCGAGATGACATTTTTGCATGCCAGCGAGAGTGTTTGGAAACACCAATTATTTGTAGAGGTAATTAATGGGCAAGAGGCCATCACTTCAGGAAGACCAGCAGAGCATGACAGCCCAGAAGAGCTCCGATAACTACATGGAGGAAAGAGAGCTAGTGAGAGAGAGACTTTGGCATGCTGAGTAATTTTTATATTCACAACCAAATTTTGTTGGATAACAAGGTTCCAGAATAAAAGTGGGTTATTAAGATGCAGGAATTGTCGTTGATGCACTTTGTGACTGAGTGGATATAGTCCCATGGTAATTCTAGTACtaatgaaatgtgttttaaacaaaagCAAAGTGGGTCGAAGAGCTCTCAGTGCATCTTGAGCCCAACTTTGATGTGAAATCTAAAAGTTGAATATATATGAATTGTTCGGCTCTCCCGAGGTCACACACAACTCATCAACTGAAACTCTCCTGATATGAAACAATACGAAATTACATCTGCCCACAGCATCTGCAACTAGAGACTGAATTTATCTCCAAAAGTCACTGAGGGCCAGGTCTGCATAGTAGTGTTTTGATATTGCATTTCACGTgtatttgtt
This window of the Misgurnus anguillicaudatus chromosome 19, ASM2758022v2, whole genome shotgun sequence genome carries:
- the hapstr1a gene encoding HUWE1-associated protein modifying stress responses 1 produces the protein MQTHKFNTNGNNRHFKSSACFQEREFTIKPPKYLRKAPEVSRSFSLFIMEEKKEESEAEIHEHGPEYWFSKWERQCLAVAEKDEPNDEEVEQNQEKLWHLFQNSATAVAQLYKDRVCHQQGLSVWSPFQNAATAVTNLYKESIDAHKRSYDLGIQIGHQRRNKDVLAWVKKRRRTIRREDLISFLCGKAPPPRTTRAAPKLTVMSPNRQPSSDSVSSVESDLQPFCEAIALHGLSGAMAGISVRSSTPGSPTHVSSSTSAGRRRNGLHDMDLNTFISEEMALHLGSAGSRKRTSAQCADVITDSPTHKRNRLI